In Colwellia sp. M166, a genomic segment contains:
- a CDS encoding cytochrome c oxidase subunit 3 family protein yields MSNEQPSNTLGIFPRAWSEEQAGRIPGNIPIWVGILSELTEFAIFFIAYFVAKYYYPAVFAQGPQGLNTSLGVANTIILLSSSYFMAKAMMHIRLDDRDKCQRYLWLALSCGCFYLIVKTWEFYWNNLQGLSTSTNEFYTVYYYMTFNHFLHVGWASCAVLWVIFRLRAGQYSAKEHSGLEALAVYWHMIDLMWILIFPLLYVLR; encoded by the coding sequence ATGAGTAATGAGCAACCAAGTAATACGTTAGGTATCTTTCCTCGCGCTTGGAGTGAAGAGCAGGCAGGTCGAATTCCCGGCAATATTCCTATCTGGGTTGGCATACTTTCTGAGCTTACTGAATTTGCTATTTTCTTCATTGCATATTTTGTTGCCAAATATTATTACCCCGCTGTTTTTGCGCAAGGTCCTCAAGGATTGAATACCAGCTTAGGTGTGGCGAATACCATAATTTTACTGTCGAGTAGTTATTTTATGGCCAAGGCTATGATGCATATTCGCTTGGATGATCGTGATAAATGTCAAAGATATTTATGGTTGGCACTTAGCTGTGGTTGCTTCTATCTTATCGTAAAAACTTGGGAGTTCTACTGGAATAATTTGCAAGGATTAAGCACCAGTACTAATGAGTTTTATACGGTTTACTATTACATGACTTTCAATCACTTTCTTCATGTCGGCTGGGCATCATGTGCGGTGTTGTGGGTGATTTTTCGATTGCGTGCAGGCCAGTACTCGGCTAAGGAGCATAGCGGTCTTGAAGCGCTAGCGGTTTATTGGCATATGATTGACCTGATGTGGATTTTAATTTTTCCGTTGTTATACGTATTACGCTAG
- a CDS encoding universal stress protein yields MKNILYLVAVDGSDCSLRAADRAVNLAKQTHASVTFLTVKDWSYLQPMVLEGAAPIILDQAAEELHTRTHVLVPLIEKYQDSDLEIKAELVWGDPSSEIQTKIKELRANMLFIGRQGRSRIADILLGSIANKLAHQADIPIVLVP; encoded by the coding sequence GTGAAAAATATTTTATATCTTGTTGCCGTAGATGGCAGTGATTGTAGTTTACGTGCTGCTGATCGTGCAGTTAATTTGGCCAAACAGACCCATGCAAGCGTCACATTCTTAACCGTAAAAGATTGGTCATACTTACAACCTATGGTACTCGAAGGAGCTGCACCCATAATATTAGATCAAGCTGCTGAAGAGCTTCATACTCGGACTCATGTCTTAGTACCCTTAATTGAGAAATACCAAGATTCTGATCTCGAGATCAAAGCGGAATTAGTCTGGGGAGATCCTAGCTCAGAGATACAAACTAAAATTAAAGAATTACGCGCAAACATGTTGTTTATCGGCCGTCAAGGACGCTCAAGAATTGCTGACATTTTACTTGGCAGCATAGCAAATAAGTTGGCTCACCAAGCCGATATTCCGATAGTGCTAGTGCCTTAA
- the nosR gene encoding transcriptional regulator NosR, giving the protein MLLYLSYSKKKLRLFSVLLLWFAQFSAHALFVSEPRDPLPLINEIFPQATKVSDKAGKPLIWTIYQQEEIIGYAFETNDIARIPAYSGEPVNMLVAINPKGVYIGAKVLEHHEPIILAGIPESKLWAFTDQYNGLSVSDRLKVGGNAKGDVIHIDGLSGATVTVMVMNVAITKAATKVARSLGIIEEVEEIKQPMATVLPDVYQQASWQTLIGDGSIRKLYLDRNTVDEAFVGTAAETIEQATPEQKADMFAEVYYAQADIPTIGRNLLGDSEYQWLMKTLKPNEHAIVVLGSGYSFKGSGYVRGGIFDRIQILQNETAFAFRDLDHNRVTDIFIDGAPNFKEMSLFIVREHHEFNPGVDWQFELLVRRQMGAVDSIFTSFKGSYHGLEQYLHRPPIILPEPELTLTQQVWQDKKTEVVILSILMALLLATLFFQDVLVKHPTFMHNFRHAFLVVTVVLIGWMWGGQLSIVNVFTFLQAFMSDFSWDLFLLDPVIFMLWGAAAVTMLLWGRAVYCGWLCPFGALQELINVFARYIKIPQFELPWAVHERLWAIKYLVLLGLFALSLDSLALAEQFAEIEPFKTTFLLKFDREWPFIIYALALLTINIFNRKFFCRYLCPLGAALSTSNSVRLFSWLRRRPECGQPCKTCAKECEIQAINPDGEINMRECHYCLDCQVTYFNEEKCPPLKKLARKKAKYKATEIEAVNVA; this is encoded by the coding sequence ATGCTACTTTACTTGTCGTACAGTAAAAAAAAGTTAAGGTTATTTTCGGTTCTGTTGCTCTGGTTTGCTCAGTTTTCTGCGCACGCCTTATTTGTTAGTGAGCCAAGAGATCCATTACCACTGATCAATGAAATTTTCCCACAAGCGACTAAAGTTTCTGATAAAGCGGGTAAACCGCTTATTTGGACTATTTATCAACAAGAAGAGATTATTGGTTATGCTTTTGAAACCAATGATATTGCAAGAATTCCGGCCTACTCAGGTGAGCCAGTTAACATGTTGGTGGCGATTAATCCTAAAGGTGTATACATTGGCGCGAAAGTTTTAGAGCATCATGAACCTATTATTTTAGCTGGTATTCCAGAAAGTAAATTATGGGCCTTTACGGATCAATACAACGGTCTGAGTGTTAGTGACCGCTTAAAGGTTGGCGGTAATGCTAAAGGTGATGTTATTCATATTGATGGCTTGTCAGGTGCGACAGTAACCGTCATGGTGATGAATGTTGCTATTACTAAAGCGGCGACTAAAGTTGCTCGCTCATTGGGAATTATCGAAGAAGTCGAAGAAATTAAGCAACCAATGGCTACGGTATTGCCTGATGTTTATCAACAAGCAAGTTGGCAAACCCTGATTGGTGATGGCTCTATTCGTAAGTTATATCTCGACCGTAATACGGTTGATGAAGCCTTTGTTGGTACAGCAGCTGAAACAATTGAACAAGCTACGCCTGAGCAGAAAGCAGATATGTTTGCTGAGGTCTATTATGCCCAAGCGGATATTCCAACCATAGGCCGTAATTTATTAGGTGATAGTGAATATCAATGGTTGATGAAAACCCTAAAACCTAATGAACATGCCATTGTTGTCCTAGGTAGTGGTTACTCCTTTAAAGGCTCTGGTTATGTGCGTGGTGGCATCTTTGACCGTATTCAAATACTACAAAACGAAACGGCTTTTGCTTTCCGTGATTTAGATCACAATCGTGTTACTGATATCTTTATTGATGGTGCGCCAAATTTCAAAGAAATGTCACTGTTTATTGTCCGTGAACATCATGAATTTAACCCCGGTGTTGACTGGCAGTTTGAATTGCTTGTGCGTCGTCAAATGGGCGCGGTTGACAGTATATTTACTAGCTTTAAAGGTAGTTACCATGGTTTAGAACAATACTTACACCGTCCACCGATCATTTTACCTGAGCCAGAATTAACCCTGACGCAGCAAGTTTGGCAAGATAAAAAAACTGAGGTGGTAATTTTATCTATTCTGATGGCACTACTACTTGCGACCTTGTTTTTCCAAGATGTTTTGGTTAAACACCCGACTTTTATGCACAACTTCCGCCATGCTTTTTTAGTGGTGACTGTGGTATTGATCGGCTGGATGTGGGGCGGACAATTATCCATTGTCAATGTCTTTACTTTTTTACAAGCCTTTATGTCTGATTTTTCTTGGGACTTATTTTTACTCGACCCAGTGATCTTTATGTTATGGGGCGCTGCGGCAGTAACTATGCTGTTATGGGGCCGAGCAGTGTATTGCGGTTGGTTATGTCCCTTTGGCGCCTTACAAGAGTTGATTAATGTTTTTGCTCGTTATATCAAGATACCTCAGTTTGAATTGCCTTGGGCTGTACATGAACGTTTATGGGCGATTAAATACTTAGTACTACTAGGCTTATTTGCCTTATCACTTGATTCTTTAGCCTTAGCTGAACAGTTTGCTGAAATAGAGCCTTTTAAAACTACGTTTTTATTAAAGTTTGATCGTGAGTGGCCATTCATTATTTACGCACTAGCCTTGTTAACTATCAATATATTTAATCGTAAATTTTTCTGCCGCTACTTATGTCCATTAGGGGCTGCACTTTCAACCAGTAATAGTGTGCGCTTATTTAGCTGGTTAAGACGTCGTCCTGAATGTGGTCAACCTTGTAAAACCTGTGCGAAAGAATGTGAAATTCAAGCGATTAATCCTGATGGGGAAATCAATATGCGTGAGTGTCACTACTGTTTGGATTGCCAAGTGACTTATTTTAATGAAGAAAAATGTCCTCCACTGAAAAAATTAGCACGTAAAAAAGCTAAATATAAAGCAACAGAAATTGAAGCAGTCAATGTTGCTTAA
- the tyrS gene encoding tyrosine--tRNA ligase has translation MSDVSQAFAEIKRGAEEILLEDELLEKLKKGKPLKIKAGFDPTAPDLHFGHTVLINKLRQFQQQGHEVIFLIGDFTGMIGDPSGKNVTRKPLSRADVLANAETYKEQVFKILDPVKTTVAFNSTWMEKLGAAGMLKLASRQTVARMMERDDFKKRYAGGQAIAIHEFMYPLVQGWDSVALEADVELGGTDQKFNLLMGRELQKSEGQRPQTVLMMPLLEGLDGVQKMSKSLNNYIGITDAPNDMFGKIMSISDDLMWRYYELLSFKPIEIINGYKAAIAAGSNPRDVKIDLAKELIERFHDTAAAEAAHQEFINRFQKGALPDDMPELDIATETGEIAIANLLKEAGLVASTSEAMRMIKQGAAKIEGEKITDNKLIIKAGSTAVYQVGKRKFAQVTLK, from the coding sequence ATGTCAGATGTAAGCCAAGCGTTTGCAGAAATAAAACGCGGTGCGGAAGAAATTCTGCTAGAAGATGAGTTATTGGAAAAGTTGAAGAAAGGCAAGCCACTGAAAATTAAGGCGGGCTTTGATCCAACAGCACCTGATTTGCATTTTGGTCATACAGTATTGATAAATAAATTACGCCAGTTTCAGCAGCAAGGACACGAAGTTATCTTCTTAATTGGTGACTTTACCGGCATGATTGGTGATCCGAGTGGAAAAAATGTTACGCGTAAACCGTTAAGTAGGGCTGATGTACTAGCAAATGCTGAAACTTACAAAGAGCAAGTGTTTAAAATTTTAGACCCAGTAAAAACCACTGTGGCCTTTAACTCAACCTGGATGGAAAAACTCGGTGCTGCCGGCATGTTGAAGCTTGCTTCACGCCAAACCGTTGCTCGTATGATGGAACGAGATGACTTTAAAAAACGTTATGCTGGCGGTCAAGCGATTGCCATTCATGAGTTTATGTATCCTTTAGTACAAGGTTGGGATTCAGTTGCTTTAGAAGCGGATGTTGAATTAGGCGGCACCGATCAAAAGTTTAATCTATTAATGGGTCGTGAACTGCAAAAGTCAGAAGGTCAACGTCCGCAAACTGTACTCATGATGCCATTATTAGAAGGCTTGGATGGCGTACAGAAAATGTCTAAGTCGTTGAATAATTACATCGGTATTACTGATGCGCCAAATGATATGTTTGGCAAAATCATGTCCATTTCTGATGATTTAATGTGGCGTTATTATGAATTGCTGAGCTTTAAACCAATTGAAATTATTAATGGCTACAAAGCAGCAATTGCTGCGGGCTCAAATCCTCGCGATGTAAAAATTGATTTAGCAAAAGAGTTAATTGAGCGCTTTCATGATACTGCAGCGGCAGAAGCTGCTCATCAAGAGTTTATTAATCGTTTTCAAAAAGGTGCTTTACCTGATGATATGCCTGAATTAGATATTGCTACTGAAACGGGTGAAATTGCTATTGCTAACTTGTTAAAAGAAGCCGGTTTAGTAGCAAGTACTTCAGAAGCTATGCGCATGATAAAACAAGGTGCGGCGAAAATTGAAGGTGAAAAAATTACCGATAATAAGCTCATTATTAAGGCGGGTTCTACTGCGGTTTATCAAGTCGGTAAACGCAAATTTGCTCAGGTTACGCTTAAGTAA
- a CDS encoding anhydro-N-acetylmuramic acid kinase, translating to MNHKVRYIGLMSGTSADGVDLALVEFDIEQSQQANGANLIASFYQAYDNVTHQKIISLYNASHNEIDRAGSLNIELAQLFSQAIIQFLQQEKLSATDITAIGCHGQTIRHRPTASQFASTPFTLQIGCLQTLALLTGIRVVGDFRAKDIALGGQGAPLVPAFHQAIFGSTEKDVFVVNIGGIANITFLPKNSRQNTTGFDTGPGNALMDYWFAQHQLGRYDAQGKWANSGNICHELLQTMLDDPYFTQPAPKSTGREYFNAQWLTKFTSKSALKSADIQATLTALTAETIAQEINKLSTKSDVYLCGGGVENNALVSLLNHKLSRHTVMNTQSKNINSDSLEAMAFAWLAFAFDKNIFGNIPAVTGASKPAVLGISINP from the coding sequence ATGAACCATAAAGTTCGCTATATTGGCTTAATGTCGGGCACCAGTGCTGATGGTGTTGATCTCGCCTTGGTCGAATTTGACATTGAGCAATCACAACAAGCTAACGGCGCCAATTTAATCGCCAGCTTTTACCAAGCTTACGACAACGTTACCCATCAAAAAATAATCAGCTTATACAATGCTAGCCATAATGAAATCGACCGTGCAGGTAGCCTAAATATCGAACTAGCACAGTTATTTTCTCAAGCAATCATACAATTTTTACAGCAAGAAAAGCTCTCTGCTACAGATATCACCGCAATAGGTTGTCATGGTCAAACCATTCGTCATCGCCCGACAGCAAGTCAATTCGCCAGCACACCTTTTACCCTGCAAATTGGTTGTTTGCAGACCTTGGCACTATTAACCGGCATTCGTGTAGTCGGAGATTTTAGAGCAAAAGATATTGCTTTAGGAGGTCAAGGTGCACCATTAGTGCCGGCATTTCATCAAGCGATTTTTGGCTCAACCGAAAAAGACGTTTTTGTCGTTAATATTGGCGGCATTGCTAATATTACATTTTTGCCCAAAAATAGCCGACAAAATACCACAGGGTTTGATACTGGCCCTGGCAATGCGTTAATGGATTATTGGTTTGCTCAGCATCAATTAGGACGCTATGACGCACAAGGAAAATGGGCCAATTCAGGTAATATTTGCCATGAATTACTGCAAACCATGCTCGACGATCCATACTTCACACAGCCAGCCCCCAAAAGTACAGGACGTGAATATTTTAATGCTCAGTGGCTAACAAAATTCACCAGTAAAAGTGCCTTAAAATCGGCCGATATTCAGGCTACATTAACCGCACTAACAGCCGAAACTATTGCACAAGAAATTAACAAATTAAGTACGAAATCAGACGTATACCTTTGCGGTGGAGGCGTTGAAAACAACGCACTAGTTTCGTTATTAAATCATAAACTTAGCCGACATACCGTAATGAATACTCAGTCAAAAAATATAAATAGTGATTCATTAGAGGCAATGGCATTTGCCTGGTTAGCCTTCGCATTTGATAAAAATATTTTTGGCAACATTCCAGCTGTAACAGGGGCTAGCAAGCCAGCTGTTTTAGGTATTAGTATCAATCCTTAA
- a CDS encoding TIGR01777 family oxidoreductase, producing the protein MNILITGGTGLIGRALIQSLNTDHIIVLTRNRKNAAKILPAHIELVSTLTDVNFDELDIVVNLAGESIVGRRWSERQKAVICQSRWQITQNLVEKIQTATKAPHCFISGSAIGFYGRQNALTIDESHQDIHHEFSHHVCQQWESIALSAQSDNTRVCLLRTGIVLASNGGALQKMLPAFKFGLGGPIANGQQFMSWIHIDDMVAVILAAIYQPMLAGAINATAPMPVNNQEFSATLSAVLSRPCFFKVPAFALRILMGESADLILYGQNIMPAKLLKNNFKFQYPSLQVALKQLLLKPDDNINNVI; encoded by the coding sequence GTGAACATACTTATTACTGGCGGTACAGGCTTGATTGGTAGAGCATTAATACAAAGTTTAAATACAGATCATATTATCGTGCTGACCCGGAACCGCAAAAACGCCGCAAAAATACTACCTGCTCATATCGAGTTAGTCTCAACACTTACCGATGTTAACTTTGATGAACTTGATATTGTGGTTAATTTAGCTGGTGAAAGCATCGTGGGCCGACGGTGGTCAGAAAGACAGAAAGCAGTTATTTGCCAAAGTCGCTGGCAAATAACTCAAAACCTTGTGGAAAAAATACAAACAGCGACTAAAGCACCACATTGCTTTATTTCAGGCAGTGCTATTGGCTTTTATGGCCGTCAGAACGCCTTAACGATAGATGAAAGCCATCAGGATATTCATCATGAGTTTAGCCATCATGTCTGCCAACAGTGGGAAAGTATCGCCTTATCTGCTCAGTCAGATAACACGCGAGTGTGTCTTTTAAGAACCGGTATTGTGTTAGCCAGCAACGGCGGTGCATTGCAGAAAATGTTACCGGCATTCAAGTTCGGCCTTGGTGGTCCAATAGCAAATGGACAGCAATTTATGTCGTGGATACATATCGACGATATGGTCGCGGTTATATTAGCTGCAATCTATCAACCCATGTTAGCTGGTGCTATCAATGCTACTGCCCCGATGCCAGTAAATAATCAAGAATTTTCCGCAACCTTAAGTGCCGTACTGTCACGGCCTTGTTTTTTCAAAGTGCCCGCTTTTGCCTTACGAATACTAATGGGAGAGTCAGCAGACCTCATACTTTATGGCCAAAATATTATGCCCGCTAAATTACTAAAAAATAATTTTAAATTTCAATACCCTTCCTTACAGGTTGCCCTAAAACAACTATTACTTAAACCAGATGATAATATAAACAATGTCATATAG
- the tuf gene encoding elongation factor Tu — translation MAKAKFERNKPHVNVGTIGHVDHGKTTLTAAISAVLTKVHGGEVKDFAQIDNAPEERERGITINTSHIEYDTEIRHYAHVDCPGHADYIKNMITGAAQMDGAILVVAATDGPMPQTREHILLSRQVGVPFIIVFMNKCDMVDDEELLELVEMEVRELLSEYEFPGDDLPVIQGSALGALQGEEKWEAKVIELADALDTYIPEPERAIDGAFIMPIEDVFSISGRGTVVTGRVERGIVKVGDEVEVVGIRDTQKSTCTGVEMFRKLLDEGRAGENCGVLLRGLKREDVERGQVLCQPGSISPHTKFESEVYVLSKDEGGRHTPFFKGYRPQFYFRTTDITGAVELPEGVEMVMPGDNLKFVVELINPVAMDEGLRFAIREGGRTVGAGVVSKIIA, via the coding sequence ATGGCTAAAGCAAAATTTGAACGTAATAAACCACATGTTAACGTAGGTACAATTGGCCACGTTGATCACGGTAAAACAACTTTAACAGCCGCTATCTCTGCGGTATTAACTAAAGTTCACGGTGGTGAAGTTAAAGACTTCGCACAAATCGATAATGCTCCTGAAGAGCGTGAGCGTGGTATTACAATCAATACTTCTCACATCGAATACGATACAGAAATCCGTCACTACGCACACGTAGATTGTCCTGGCCATGCTGATTACATCAAAAACATGATCACGGGTGCAGCACAAATGGATGGCGCTATCTTAGTAGTTGCTGCTACAGATGGTCCTATGCCACAAACACGTGAGCACATCTTGTTATCACGTCAAGTTGGCGTACCTTTCATCATCGTATTCATGAACAAATGTGACATGGTAGATGACGAAGAATTACTAGAATTAGTAGAAATGGAAGTTCGTGAACTTCTTTCAGAATACGAATTCCCAGGTGATGACTTACCCGTAATTCAAGGTTCAGCTTTAGGCGCACTTCAAGGTGAAGAGAAGTGGGAAGCTAAAGTAATCGAACTTGCTGATGCACTTGATACTTACATTCCAGAGCCAGAGCGTGCAATCGACGGTGCATTCATCATGCCTATCGAAGATGTATTCTCAATTTCAGGTCGTGGTACCGTTGTAACAGGTCGTGTTGAACGCGGTATTGTTAAAGTGGGTGATGAAGTAGAAGTTGTTGGTATCCGTGATACACAAAAATCAACTTGTACAGGTGTTGAAATGTTCCGTAAGCTTCTTGACGAAGGTCGTGCTGGCGAGAACTGTGGTGTACTTTTACGTGGTCTTAAGCGTGAAGATGTAGAACGTGGTCAAGTATTATGTCAACCAGGTTCAATTTCACCTCACACTAAGTTTGAGTCAGAAGTTTACGTATTGTCAAAAGATGAAGGTGGTCGTCATACGCCATTCTTCAAAGGCTACCGTCCACAGTTTTACTTCCGTACAACGGACATCACAGGTGCAGTAGAGCTTCCTGAAGGTGTTGAAATGGTAATGCCAGGCGACAACTTAAAGTTTGTTGTAGAGCTTATCAACCCAGTAGCGATGGACGAAGGTTTACGCTTCGCGATTCGTGAAGGTGGTCGTACTGTTGGTGCTGGTGTTGTATCTAAAATTATTGCTTAA
- a CDS encoding OapA family protein codes for MKNIKNLYFALPKQHQIIITSCAVIVLFLLMVPLKSSKQATSNVTGEFKVGQRYQVATPEQTSNTQPSTSIELPDAPIETLNDTQLPVRELPSNIEESAAQLQWQAVKVRSGDSLAKIFKRNGLNATTTHKVITAQGEGSKSLKKLGVDDIIRIGKDEQGSLVSLEYPLSKNETLYVNLQNQQYHAYKESKSVEVREAIAHGVIKSNFWHAAASAGLNDGQIISLANVFGWDIDFALDIRAGDSFNVIYENQYIEGDFIGTGNIVAAEFINQGESFHAIRFTDGEYYSADGRSMRKAFLRAPVSFKYISSNFKPKRFHPVQKRWKAHRGTDYAAKTGTPVVAAGNGRVTDATYNKYNGNYVFIQHGNGIVTKYLHFSKRAVKKGQRVKQGQVIGYVGSTGLAAGPHLHYEFLLNGVHRNPRTVKLPDAKPLNQKYKQAFEVISKQRLAELTGSRRILLSMQPSAE; via the coding sequence TTGAAAAATATAAAAAATTTATATTTTGCCTTACCCAAACAGCACCAAATAATTATTACTTCGTGCGCTGTTATAGTGCTATTTTTATTAATGGTACCGTTAAAAAGTAGTAAGCAAGCAACATCAAACGTTACGGGTGAATTTAAAGTCGGCCAAAGATATCAAGTGGCCACGCCTGAACAAACCAGCAACACTCAACCATCAACCAGTATTGAATTACCCGATGCCCCGATCGAAACTTTAAATGATACACAGCTCCCAGTGCGTGAACTACCGAGTAATATTGAAGAAAGTGCAGCACAACTTCAGTGGCAAGCAGTTAAAGTAAGAAGTGGCGATTCGCTCGCTAAAATATTTAAACGCAATGGCCTCAACGCCACCACAACCCATAAAGTGATCACGGCTCAAGGAGAAGGTAGTAAGTCACTGAAAAAGCTCGGGGTTGACGACATTATTCGTATTGGTAAAGATGAGCAAGGCAGTTTAGTCTCACTTGAGTATCCATTGTCAAAAAATGAAACGCTATACGTTAACTTACAAAATCAACAATATCACGCCTATAAAGAAAGCAAAAGTGTCGAGGTGCGTGAAGCTATTGCTCATGGCGTTATTAAATCTAATTTCTGGCATGCCGCAGCTTCAGCAGGACTTAATGACGGACAAATTATCAGCTTGGCGAATGTATTTGGTTGGGATATTGATTTTGCTTTAGATATCCGTGCAGGCGATAGCTTTAATGTGATTTATGAAAACCAATATATCGAAGGTGACTTTATTGGCACAGGTAACATAGTAGCGGCAGAATTTATTAACCAAGGTGAGTCTTTTCACGCTATTCGTTTTACAGATGGCGAATATTATTCAGCTGATGGTCGTAGTATGCGTAAAGCTTTTTTACGCGCACCTGTCAGCTTTAAATACATCAGTTCAAATTTTAAGCCCAAACGTTTCCACCCAGTACAAAAACGCTGGAAAGCCCACCGTGGCACCGACTATGCAGCAAAAACAGGAACCCCTGTTGTCGCTGCTGGTAATGGTCGAGTCACCGACGCCACTTATAATAAATACAATGGTAACTATGTATTCATTCAACATGGTAATGGCATAGTCACCAAGTATTTACATTTCTCAAAGCGTGCGGTTAAAAAAGGTCAACGCGTTAAGCAAGGACAAGTAATTGGCTATGTGGGTTCAACAGGTTTAGCAGCAGGTCCACATTTACATTACGAATTTTTACTTAATGGCGTGCATCGCAACCCCAGAACCGTAAAACTGCCAGACGCTAAGCCTCTTAACCAAAAATATAAACAAGCTTTTGAGGTGATATCAAAACAACGATTAGCTGAGTTGACAGGCTCACGTCGAATACTGTTATCCATGCAGCCAAGTGCCGAATAA
- a CDS encoding cytochrome C oxidase subunit IV family protein codes for MKKFSSLEWFWATLIAITLFNTFLGEQFASSAFVSMLVAVTLMYKGIIVIDHFMELKHANKNLRFLMRLYFIIFPSMIIVTIFF; via the coding sequence ATGAAAAAATTTTCTAGTTTGGAGTGGTTCTGGGCAACATTAATCGCCATTACCTTATTTAACACTTTTTTAGGTGAACAGTTTGCTTCAAGTGCATTTGTTAGTATGTTAGTCGCAGTAACGCTAATGTATAAAGGTATTATTGTTATTGATCATTTTATGGAGTTAAAACATGCTAATAAGAACTTACGTTTTTTGATGCGTTTATATTTTATTATTTTTCCTTCGATGATTATAGTGACAATTTTTTTCTAG